One genomic window of Polyangium aurulentum includes the following:
- the ftsH gene encoding ATP-dependent zinc metalloprotease FtsH: protein MRSFWIYILLVVGTALLLGSLQGGDERIPYARFREMAEQGVLTEVQIKGDTYVGRTAANPATGTPQTFRTGRIEGAESALLSTLDGKSIPYTRVSDGGLSLPVMLLWGLPIVGVLLLLNSATRKAPQPNAANPALNFGKHKARLYQDKGAPITFRDVAGSLEAKAELNEIVEFLKAPERYRRLGGRIPKGVLLVGPPGTGKTLLARAVAGEANVPFYSICGSEFVEMFVGVGAARVRDLFAQAREKPAAIVFVDELDAVGKARGVGGPIGGNDEREQTLNQLLTEMDGFDSTSGLVVIAATNRPEILDQALTRAGRFDRRVYVDRPDVRERREILEVHARRVLLGSDVNLDDVAAQTTGLVGADLANLINEAALLAARRHANAIARLDFDEAIERVIAGLERRGRRLGARERTTVAYHEAGHALMAELLPTQDPVRKVSIVPRGLGALGYTLQQPREDRYLMSKQEILDRIVVLLGGRVAEARTFGDVSTGAQDDLVQATDIARRMVKEFGMGEVMGLLSFDPRKQASFGERNDYSEETARAVDAEVSRILTAAEARTKALLNEHADALERVARRLLEVETLTGADVRSMLNHDAPPVSGPQPIGTHAGEPRIEVPEAAVSGLDVDVTAMPPRPAIR, encoded by the coding sequence ATGCGATCGTTCTGGATCTACATCCTGCTCGTCGTGGGCACGGCGCTGCTGCTCGGCTCCCTTCAAGGGGGTGACGAGCGCATTCCCTATGCTCGGTTCCGGGAGATGGCCGAGCAAGGCGTGCTCACCGAAGTCCAGATCAAGGGCGACACGTACGTCGGGCGCACGGCAGCGAACCCGGCGACAGGGACGCCGCAGACGTTCCGGACGGGGCGCATCGAGGGAGCCGAGTCGGCGCTGCTGTCGACCCTCGACGGCAAGTCGATCCCGTACACGCGTGTCTCCGACGGAGGGCTGTCCTTGCCGGTGATGCTGCTGTGGGGGCTGCCGATCGTGGGGGTGCTGCTCCTGCTCAACTCGGCCACGCGCAAGGCGCCGCAGCCGAACGCCGCCAACCCGGCGCTCAACTTCGGCAAGCACAAGGCGCGGCTCTACCAGGACAAGGGCGCGCCCATCACCTTCCGCGACGTGGCCGGCAGCCTCGAGGCGAAGGCGGAGCTCAACGAGATCGTCGAGTTCCTGAAGGCGCCCGAGCGTTATCGCCGCCTCGGCGGACGCATCCCCAAGGGCGTCTTGCTCGTGGGGCCGCCCGGGACCGGCAAGACGCTGCTCGCCCGCGCCGTCGCCGGCGAGGCGAACGTGCCCTTCTACAGCATCTGCGGCTCGGAGTTCGTCGAGATGTTCGTCGGCGTGGGCGCCGCGCGCGTGCGCGATCTGTTCGCCCAGGCGCGCGAGAAGCCGGCCGCGATCGTGTTCGTCGACGAGCTCGACGCGGTCGGCAAGGCGCGCGGCGTGGGCGGGCCCATCGGCGGCAACGACGAGCGCGAGCAGACGCTCAACCAGCTCCTCACGGAGATGGACGGCTTCGACAGCACCTCGGGCCTCGTCGTGATCGCCGCGACCAACCGCCCCGAGATCCTCGACCAGGCCCTCACGCGCGCGGGCCGCTTCGACCGGCGCGTCTACGTGGACCGCCCCGACGTGCGCGAGCGCCGCGAGATCCTCGAGGTGCACGCGCGACGCGTCCTGCTCGGATCCGACGTGAACCTCGACGACGTGGCCGCGCAGACGACGGGCCTCGTGGGCGCCGACCTCGCCAACCTCATCAACGAGGCGGCGCTGCTGGCGGCCCGCAGGCACGCGAACGCGATCGCGCGCCTCGACTTCGACGAGGCGATCGAGCGGGTCATCGCGGGCCTCGAGCGGCGCGGGCGCAGGCTCGGCGCGCGTGAGCGGACGACCGTGGCCTATCACGAGGCCGGGCACGCGCTGATGGCGGAGCTTTTACCGACGCAGGATCCGGTGCGCAAGGTGTCGATCGTCCCGCGGGGCCTGGGCGCGCTCGGCTACACGCTGCAGCAGCCGCGCGAGGATCGCTACCTGATGAGCAAGCAGGAGATCCTCGATCGGATCGTGGTCCTGCTCGGCGGGCGCGTGGCCGAGGCGCGGACGTTCGGTGACGTGTCGACGGGCGCGCAGGACGACCTCGTGCAGGCGACCGACATCGCGCGGCGCATGGTGAAGGAGTTCGGCATGGGCGAGGTGATGGGCCTGCTCTCCTTCGACCCGCGCAAGCAGGCCTCGTTCGGCGAGCGCAACGACTACAGCGAGGAGACGGCGCGCGCGGTCGACGCCGAGGTCTCGCGCATCCTCACGGCGGCCGAGGCGCGCACCAAGGCGCTCTTGAACGAGCACGCCGATGCGCTCGAGCGCGTGGCGCGGCGGCTGCTCGAGGTCGAGACCCTGACGGGCGCCGACGTTCGCTCGATGCTGAACCACGACGCCCCGCCCGTGAGCGGCCCGCAGCCCATCGGGACCCACGCGGGCGAGCCGCGCATCGAGGTGCCGGAGGCAGCCGTGTCGGGCCTCGACGTCGACGTCACGGCCATGCCGCCGCGTCCTGCGATCCGCTGA
- a CDS encoding putative metal-binding motif-containing protein, protein MALFASALLASQVASADLPPDCKQLGPALVGHSCFHAQYGPYVTVEATPGAEELPLTRDVDLVHTLYEVILPTPLGENTVTYRVAGPDRAGAWAVFSEPSVPIRVLDPQGNELTPLLVQDIEPCGPLRHAQVYDLEDVRYRIVLGPAPVTRAPLVIENVQDFVSFNGRDLDGDGHGDPNDTVVTMCVPPAGFVTNDGDCDDKNPAVHPGALEVCDGVDGNCNGVPDDVGLPCSAGEGLCKASGKLACGAMGAPVTCSASAGPPAAETCDGLDQDCDGAADTDEVELCSGQEDTPRCISAQGIHQCGCARDEDCGDAASGRICDPDQRRCVSGCVDQPGRNGCPSGLVCSSPDPANPGVCRPAEGGCTSDAHCNGNQVCDAAQGQCVAPVANVSPDAGCGCRVGETSAEGGQGAFLVAFAALLFHLRRRRNRAHPAVLLSSAIVLGGCGARVEVRGGGGDEEACFPRLGEQVVAHACSHAVHGELPEVIANEVAGAAPPDVDDIHEAFRVVLRPEGNRFGGVVSYRAARDGEHALFMHPSVPVSVTGADIAGALPTAQTEPFTTCAALEEAVVVNLAEEQVYALRFGPSEAEEVILFIEHLDTFAGNAWAAHCPAE, encoded by the coding sequence ATGGCCCTTTTCGCGAGCGCGCTCCTCGCCTCCCAGGTGGCCAGCGCCGATCTCCCCCCCGATTGCAAACAGCTCGGCCCCGCCCTGGTGGGGCACTCGTGCTTTCACGCCCAGTACGGACCTTACGTGACCGTGGAGGCCACGCCCGGCGCCGAGGAGCTGCCCCTGACGCGGGACGTCGACCTCGTGCACACGCTGTACGAGGTGATTCTACCGACGCCCCTCGGCGAGAATACCGTGACGTATCGAGTGGCCGGGCCGGATCGCGCAGGCGCCTGGGCGGTCTTCTCGGAGCCGTCCGTGCCCATTCGCGTGCTCGATCCGCAAGGCAACGAGCTGACGCCGCTCCTCGTGCAGGACATCGAGCCCTGCGGCCCGCTCCGGCACGCGCAGGTGTACGATCTCGAGGACGTGCGCTACCGCATCGTGCTCGGGCCGGCGCCGGTCACGCGGGCGCCGCTCGTGATCGAGAACGTGCAGGACTTCGTCTCCTTCAATGGCCGCGATCTGGACGGCGACGGTCACGGCGACCCGAACGATACGGTCGTCACCATGTGCGTCCCGCCGGCCGGCTTCGTGACCAACGACGGCGATTGCGACGACAAGAACCCCGCCGTTCACCCTGGCGCGCTCGAGGTCTGCGACGGGGTCGATGGCAATTGCAATGGCGTCCCCGACGACGTCGGGCTGCCTTGCTCGGCCGGCGAGGGCCTTTGCAAGGCGAGCGGGAAGCTCGCCTGCGGGGCCATGGGCGCGCCCGTCACCTGCTCGGCTTCGGCAGGGCCCCCCGCCGCGGAGACCTGCGACGGCCTCGACCAGGATTGCGACGGCGCGGCGGACACCGACGAGGTCGAGCTGTGCAGCGGGCAGGAGGACACGCCGCGCTGCATCTCGGCGCAGGGCATCCATCAATGCGGCTGCGCGCGCGACGAGGATTGCGGCGACGCGGCGAGCGGCCGCATCTGCGACCCTGACCAGCGCCGGTGCGTGAGCGGCTGCGTCGACCAGCCTGGCCGCAATGGATGTCCGTCGGGGCTGGTCTGCTCCTCGCCGGATCCGGCAAACCCTGGCGTGTGCCGGCCCGCGGAGGGCGGCTGCACGAGCGATGCCCATTGCAATGGAAATCAGGTCTGCGACGCCGCGCAGGGGCAATGCGTCGCCCCCGTCGCCAACGTCTCGCCGGATGCAGGGTGCGGCTGCCGCGTGGGGGAGACCTCTGCGGAAGGCGGGCAAGGGGCTTTCCTCGTCGCGTTCGCCGCGCTCCTCTTCCATTTGCGCCGCCGTCGCAATCGCGCGCACCCCGCCGTGCTGCTCTCCTCCGCGATCGTGCTCGGCGGGTGCGGCGCCCGCGTGGAGGTCAGGGGCGGCGGTGGGGATGAAGAAGCGTGCTTCCCCAGGCTGGGCGAGCAGGTCGTCGCGCACGCGTGCAGCCACGCCGTCCACGGCGAGCTGCCCGAGGTGATCGCGAACGAGGTCGCCGGCGCCGCGCCGCCCGACGTCGACGACATCCACGAAGCCTTCCGCGTGGTGCTCCGGCCGGAAGGAAATCGCTTCGGTGGCGTCGTTTCTTATCGCGCGGCCCGAGACGGCGAGCACGCGCTCTTCATGCACCCGAGCGTCCCCGTGAGCGTGACGGGGGCCGATATCGCAGGCGCGTTGCCCACTGCGCAGACCGAGCCCTTCACCACGTGCGCCGCGCTGGAGGAGGCCGTCGTGGTGAACCTGGCAGAGGAGCAGGTCTACGCGCTGCGCTTCGGGCCGAGCGAGGCGGAGGAGGTGATCCTCTTCATCGAGCACCTCGACACGTTCGCGGGCAATGCGTGGGCAGCGCATTGCCCCGCGGAGTGA
- a CDS encoding DUF418 domain-containing protein — protein MAQAPPPTDRSTSLAPVSPEERLPLLDVLRGFALLGIIVMNMPSFNLPWGSWAIVPHLFPGPADRAAETVAMAIFAGKANSIFSFLFGLGLTIQLQRADARGQRMTPLYLRRLAVLFTIGMAHSLLLWNGDVLHMYALLGLVLLAVRRASDRVILGLIGFTLLFPVARSAFALWMNEPPQHSPSYFIAVAHEHMRIFREGSYAEQVGARIDVQADWYSGTFRLQGAIIEYARFAATMLLGFYVGRNRILENVAANAALIRKAMWWGLGLGVAASAGFSLLLALRDRPPEGPTLSGFFLGLCFNANRPLLCVGYIGAIALLLQKDRFRRVLLVFEAPGRMPLTNYLTQSLIATTLFNSYGFALFGRVGPLLGLLISVAIFAVQIVWSRWWLARFRFGPLEWLWRAATYGTLPAIRLRPELGAVRSPAAGPAGGE, from the coding sequence ATGGCGCAGGCGCCCCCGCCGACCGATCGCTCGACGTCTCTCGCCCCCGTCTCTCCCGAGGAGCGGCTCCCGCTTCTCGACGTGCTGCGTGGTTTCGCGCTCCTCGGCATCATCGTGATGAACATGCCGAGCTTCAACCTGCCCTGGGGGTCGTGGGCGATCGTGCCGCACTTGTTTCCGGGCCCCGCCGACCGCGCGGCGGAGACCGTGGCGATGGCGATCTTCGCGGGCAAGGCAAACTCGATCTTCTCGTTTCTGTTCGGCCTCGGGCTGACCATTCAGTTGCAACGCGCGGATGCGCGCGGGCAGCGGATGACGCCCTTGTACCTCCGCCGGCTCGCGGTCCTTTTCACCATCGGGATGGCGCACTCGCTCCTCCTCTGGAATGGCGACGTGCTCCACATGTACGCCCTGCTCGGCCTCGTCCTGCTCGCGGTGCGGCGCGCTTCGGACAGGGTGATCTTGGGGCTGATCGGCTTCACGCTGCTCTTCCCGGTCGCGCGCTCTGCATTCGCGCTCTGGATGAACGAGCCGCCGCAGCACTCGCCTTCCTATTTCATCGCGGTGGCGCACGAGCACATGCGCATCTTCCGCGAGGGCAGCTATGCGGAGCAGGTGGGGGCGCGGATCGATGTGCAAGCCGACTGGTACAGCGGCACCTTTCGCTTGCAGGGCGCGATAATCGAGTACGCCAGGTTCGCGGCGACGATGCTGCTCGGGTTTTACGTGGGCAGAAATCGGATCCTCGAGAACGTCGCGGCGAATGCGGCGCTGATCCGCAAGGCGATGTGGTGGGGCCTCGGGCTCGGGGTCGCGGCGTCGGCGGGCTTCTCGCTGCTCCTGGCGCTGCGCGATCGGCCGCCGGAGGGGCCGACGCTCTCGGGTTTCTTCCTGGGCCTGTGCTTCAACGCGAACCGGCCGCTGCTTTGCGTCGGGTACATCGGGGCGATCGCGCTCCTGCTCCAGAAAGACCGCTTCCGGCGGGTGCTCCTCGTCTTCGAGGCCCCCGGGCGAATGCCGCTGACGAACTATCTGACGCAGAGCCTCATCGCGACGACGCTCTTCAACAGCTACGGCTTCGCGCTGTTCGGGCGGGTGGGCCCGCTGCTCGGGCTCTTGATCTCGGTGGCCATCTTCGCGGTGCAGATCGTGTGGAGCCGGTGGTGGCTCGCGCGTTTCAGGTTCGGGCCGCTCGAATGGCTGTGGCGCGCCGCGACCTACGGCACGCTGCCGGCCATTCGCCTTCGCCCGGAGCTGGGCGCGGTGCGCAGCCCCGCCGCAGGTCCGGCCGGCGGGGAGTGA
- a CDS encoding shikimate dehydrogenase, whose translation MSNAPSLAARLTLCGSISLYPVSLGSSMHLAGYRALGLPFTYVPFRVTDLAGAITGMRALGIRGLGISMPYKQEIMPLLDAIDAQAAQIGAVNTVVRGEDGRLRGYNTDAVGAVRALEEVRAIQGARVLLLGAGGAARAIAHGLAGAGASLVLANRTREKAEAIAQGIEGASVRGLDEALSASDWDVLVNATSKGMLDVDPGSPVPEEAIRPGTVVMDIVYKPIETELLRAAERRGARTIHGGRMLLHQAARQFELYTGVAAPLEAMDAALREQISLLAPAR comes from the coding sequence ATGTCGAATGCGCCCTCTCTTGCTGCGCGGCTCACGCTCTGCGGATCGATTTCACTCTATCCGGTCTCGCTGGGTTCCTCGATGCACCTCGCGGGTTACCGCGCGCTCGGCCTGCCGTTCACGTACGTGCCGTTCCGCGTCACGGATCTCGCGGGCGCGATCACGGGCATGCGCGCGCTCGGCATCCGAGGGCTCGGGATCTCGATGCCGTACAAACAGGAGATCATGCCGCTCCTCGACGCCATCGATGCTCAGGCGGCGCAGATTGGCGCGGTAAACACGGTGGTTCGTGGCGAAGATGGCCGGCTCAGGGGCTACAACACCGACGCGGTGGGCGCGGTGCGCGCGCTCGAGGAGGTGCGCGCCATCCAGGGCGCGCGCGTTCTTCTGCTCGGAGCAGGCGGCGCGGCGCGCGCGATCGCACATGGGCTCGCGGGGGCCGGCGCGTCGCTCGTGCTCGCGAACCGCACGCGCGAGAAGGCCGAGGCGATCGCGCAGGGCATCGAGGGAGCGAGCGTGCGCGGGCTCGACGAGGCGCTCTCGGCCTCGGACTGGGACGTCCTCGTGAACGCGACCTCCAAGGGCATGCTCGATGTCGACCCCGGCAGCCCGGTGCCCGAAGAGGCGATCCGGCCGGGCACGGTGGTGATGGACATCGTCTACAAGCCCATCGAGACCGAGCTTCTGCGCGCGGCGGAGCGGCGGGGCGCGCGGACCATCCACGGCGGCCGCATGCTCCTGCACCAGGCGGCGCGGCAGTTCGAGCTGTACACGGGCGTCGCGGCCCCGCTCGAGGCCATGGATGCCGCGCTGCGAGAGCAGATCAGCCTCCTCGCGCCCGCTCGCTAG
- a CDS encoding arginine N-succinyltransferase has product MLPFEIRAAVTGDEEQMLHVARHLNSVNLPNDKDAIHEIVSASHRSFTGEIKDPRLRQYVFVIIDKTVDRIVGTSMIIAQLGRKEAPYIFYDVLDEERYAATIDKHFYHTCLRIGYSFEGPTEIGGLVIMPDYRRTDRLGTMISYVRFLYMSMHRNLFQQEVLAELMPPLEPDGTSHLWEALGRRFTGLSYAEADRLSKKNKEFIRGLFPEGVIYATLLSEEAQKVIGKTGLQTRGVEKLLRRIGFRYAHRVDPFDGGPHYTARMDEISLIADTRRTRADRPFSPVSADRKALVAVEIPEEPFIRVVLAAIRDDGPRGVAVENDAWEALALHHSSPVVILPLE; this is encoded by the coding sequence ATGCTCCCCTTCGAGATCCGAGCCGCGGTCACGGGCGATGAAGAGCAGATGCTCCACGTCGCTCGTCACCTGAACTCGGTGAACCTGCCGAACGACAAGGACGCGATCCACGAGATCGTCAGCGCGAGTCACCGGAGCTTCACCGGCGAGATCAAGGACCCGCGCCTGCGTCAGTACGTGTTCGTGATCATCGACAAGACGGTCGACCGGATCGTCGGCACGTCGATGATCATCGCGCAGCTCGGCCGCAAAGAGGCGCCGTACATCTTCTACGACGTGCTCGACGAGGAGCGCTACGCGGCCACGATCGACAAGCACTTTTACCATACGTGCCTGCGCATCGGTTACTCGTTCGAGGGACCGACCGAGATCGGCGGGCTCGTGATCATGCCCGACTACCGCCGCACCGATCGGCTCGGGACAATGATCTCGTACGTGCGGTTTCTCTACATGTCGATGCACCGCAACCTCTTCCAGCAAGAGGTGCTCGCCGAGCTGATGCCGCCGCTCGAGCCCGACGGGACCAGCCACCTCTGGGAAGCGCTCGGCCGCCGCTTCACGGGCCTCAGCTACGCGGAGGCGGACAGGCTCTCGAAGAAGAACAAGGAGTTCATCCGCGGGCTGTTCCCCGAGGGCGTCATCTACGCGACCCTGCTCTCGGAGGAGGCGCAGAAGGTCATCGGTAAAACCGGCCTTCAGACCCGCGGCGTCGAGAAGCTCCTGCGGCGGATCGGCTTCCGCTACGCCCACCGCGTCGACCCGTTCGACGGCGGACCGCACTACACGGCCCGCATGGATGAGATCTCGCTCATCGCCGACACGCGCCGCACGCGCGCCGATCGGCCGTTCTCGCCCGTGTCCGCCGACCGCAAGGCGCTCGTCGCGGTCGAGATCCCCGAGGAGCCGTTCATCCGCGTGGTGCTCGCCGCGATCCGAGACGACGGCCCGCGCGGGGTCGCCGTCGAGAACGACGCGTGGGAGGCGCTCGCGCTGCATCACTCCTCGCCGGTCGTGATCCTTCCCCTCGAGTAG
- a CDS encoding GMC family oxidoreductase yields MVAHFDPLPSVLTRPTANVGIPANISAAPPPANQGQGPLSSREIDIITAIAEVAMPAGQFLEGAGRGTADAMNRWMADIPPEAARVIQGSAWAIELSTLPTRRRPFSALPLEARVAALSQWEQSRVPSARALLRALLTPLKFSHFDRPEMFRHVGCHYELETVRDEAPPRWMSQVTDGREVTEDLDLECEVVVIGTGAGGAAAAYELASRGRAVLLLEEGHFHRRSSFTGRRSRAYKELYRDKGLTVALGNVNVPVWAGRAVGGSTVVNSGTCYRAPERTFEYWRTRHGLPSAFSAEGLSPYYERVEAMLGVSQASPLHLGKIAGIIGKGADHLGLSHKSLMRNAPGCDGQGICCFGCPTGAKRSTDVSYVPAALARGAQLVTAARVDIVEIVAGRARGVTATLGGPERGGRAPRLRVKAEAVVVAGGALMTPLLLRRSGACQTSGMLGKNLSIHPASKVMALFDDRVDQDRGIPQSYTIDQFAEEGLLFEGGSLPFDVAALGMPWTGKRFIELMERYPHLATFGFMIQDHSRGEVLPGPGGRPILRYNMNERDARLMQRGVETLCGVFQAAGARRVLPFVAGHDEVSTKDALARLRNSKVRPGDIEVTAFHPLGTCRVGTDPRRSCLGPDHEAHDVAGLYVCDGSAIPSSLGVNPQMTIMAMALRAAEIIDSRLP; encoded by the coding sequence ATGGTTGCCCACTTCGACCCTCTGCCTTCCGTCCTCACGCGACCCACAGCCAACGTAGGGATTCCCGCAAACATCTCGGCGGCGCCGCCGCCGGCGAACCAGGGCCAGGGACCCTTATCGTCGCGCGAGATCGACATCATCACCGCCATCGCCGAGGTCGCCATGCCTGCGGGCCAGTTCCTCGAGGGCGCTGGCCGAGGCACGGCCGACGCGATGAACCGCTGGATGGCGGACATCCCGCCCGAAGCGGCTCGCGTCATCCAGGGCTCGGCCTGGGCCATCGAGCTGAGCACGCTGCCCACGCGGCGCCGGCCTTTCTCCGCGCTGCCGCTCGAGGCGCGCGTGGCGGCGCTCTCCCAGTGGGAGCAAAGCCGGGTCCCGTCAGCCCGAGCGCTCCTGCGCGCGCTGCTCACCCCGCTGAAGTTCTCCCACTTCGACCGGCCCGAGATGTTCCGTCACGTCGGCTGCCATTACGAGCTGGAGACGGTGCGAGACGAGGCGCCCCCGCGCTGGATGTCCCAGGTGACGGACGGGCGCGAGGTGACCGAGGACCTCGATCTCGAGTGCGAGGTGGTCGTCATCGGCACGGGCGCGGGCGGCGCGGCCGCAGCGTACGAGCTCGCGTCACGCGGGCGCGCGGTGCTGCTGCTCGAGGAGGGCCACTTCCACCGCCGCTCGAGCTTCACCGGCCGGCGCTCGCGGGCGTACAAGGAGCTTTACCGCGACAAGGGGCTCACGGTCGCGCTCGGCAACGTGAACGTGCCCGTGTGGGCGGGGCGCGCGGTCGGCGGCAGCACGGTGGTCAATTCGGGCACCTGCTACCGCGCCCCCGAGAGGACCTTCGAATACTGGCGCACGCGCCACGGGCTGCCCTCGGCATTCTCCGCGGAGGGCCTCTCGCCTTATTACGAGCGCGTCGAGGCGATGCTGGGCGTGTCGCAAGCGAGCCCGCTGCACCTCGGCAAGATCGCGGGCATCATCGGGAAGGGCGCCGATCACCTGGGCCTTTCGCACAAATCGCTGATGCGCAACGCCCCCGGCTGCGACGGGCAGGGAATCTGCTGCTTCGGCTGCCCGACCGGCGCGAAGCGCTCGACCGACGTGAGCTACGTGCCGGCGGCCCTCGCGCGCGGGGCGCAGCTCGTGACGGCGGCGCGGGTCGATATCGTCGAAATCGTGGCCGGCCGCGCGCGGGGCGTCACGGCGACGCTCGGAGGACCGGAGCGCGGCGGGCGAGCGCCGAGGCTGCGCGTGAAAGCGGAGGCCGTCGTGGTCGCCGGCGGCGCGCTCATGACCCCGCTGCTCTTGCGGCGCAGCGGCGCCTGCCAGACGTCGGGGATGCTCGGGAAAAACCTCTCGATCCACCCGGCCTCGAAGGTGATGGCGCTCTTCGACGACCGGGTCGACCAGGATCGAGGGATCCCGCAGAGCTATACGATCGACCAGTTTGCCGAGGAGGGGCTGCTCTTCGAGGGCGGATCGTTGCCCTTCGACGTGGCGGCGCTCGGAATGCCGTGGACGGGGAAGCGATTCATCGAGCTGATGGAGCGCTATCCGCACCTCGCGACGTTCGGCTTCATGATCCAGGACCACAGCCGCGGCGAGGTGCTGCCGGGGCCCGGGGGCCGGCCGATTTTGCGCTACAACATGAACGAGCGCGACGCGCGGCTCATGCAGCGCGGGGTGGAGACGCTCTGCGGGGTCTTTCAGGCGGCGGGGGCGCGGCGCGTGCTGCCGTTCGTCGCGGGGCATGACGAGGTGTCGACGAAGGACGCGCTCGCTCGGCTGCGCAACAGCAAGGTGCGGCCGGGCGATATCGAGGTGACCGCATTCCACCCGCTCGGCACATGTCGCGTCGGGACCGATCCGCGCCGCTCGTGCCTCGGGCCCGATCACGAGGCGCACGACGTGGCGGGGCTCTACGTGTGCGACGGCAGCGCGATCCCCTCCTCGCTCGGCGTGAACCCGCAGATGACCATCATGGCGATGGCCTTGCGGGCGGCCGAGATCATCGACTCCCGCCTGCCCTGA
- the lepB gene encoding signal peptidase I — MAKRLGTALKIVALIFVLTLARSTLADQYHVPTGSMWPTIEPGDRIFVAKVAYGLRVPFTNMYLFDRGGPAPGDVVVFGDPRGGPIPLVKRVVATEGQTVSVRSGILYIDGNAQPIERLDDGRLLEHLGSHAHESGGRDFEDYGPVVVPAGHMFVMGDNRPASLDSRMMGTVPRELVRGQVLGVLFRGESLDFDRVFQSIE, encoded by the coding sequence ATGGCCAAGCGCCTCGGCACCGCGCTGAAGATCGTCGCGTTGATCTTCGTGCTCACCCTCGCGCGCTCGACGCTCGCCGACCAGTACCACGTGCCCACGGGCTCGATGTGGCCGACCATCGAGCCGGGGGACCGCATCTTCGTCGCCAAGGTCGCGTACGGGCTGCGCGTCCCGTTCACGAACATGTACCTCTTCGATCGCGGCGGACCCGCGCCGGGCGACGTCGTCGTCTTCGGCGATCCGCGCGGCGGCCCCATCCCGCTGGTCAAGCGCGTGGTGGCCACCGAGGGACAAACCGTCAGCGTGCGCAGCGGCATCCTCTACATCGACGGCAACGCGCAGCCGATCGAGCGGCTCGACGACGGCCGCCTCCTCGAGCACCTCGGCTCCCACGCGCACGAGTCGGGCGGGCGCGATTTCGAGGACTACGGCCCCGTCGTGGTGCCCGCGGGCCACATGTTCGTGATGGGCGACAACCGGCCCGCGTCGCTCGACAGCCGCATGATGGGCACCGTGCCCCGCGAGCTGGTGCGCGGGCAGGTCCTCGGCGTGCTCTTCCGCGGCGAGAGCCTCGACTTCGATCGCGTCTTCCAGTCGATCGAGTAG
- a CDS encoding formylglycine-generating enzyme family protein, with protein sequence MTSRPAVLFFLAVAAMGCDGRENPASPPSSEVKPAVTASAAPTTVAAASPPPPPADADEPVPEGMVAIPPGFYLMGARANEGLPEERPMHEVAVAGFFLDRTEVTVRAYAACMKDGACSSWKTGHPFCPIPNNPEHADHPVSCVDFTQAEAYCAHVNKRLPTEREWEYAARGGMERRRFSWGDAPPDEKLACYDHRGSCPVATHPAGAFGLFDMSGNVWEWTSTYFGAYPDEPDKGTHRVYRGGSWSRRFPKWLRTGLRNRYEPDKWSASIGLRCARSRKTPLCPPDAEARGDRCVRVRGDVMCEPGLAWNGKACTLGGLDLPVRHEIAASSAAKDEPDKGAAAEPTPVRKTRTPAFDGDCRSHYQGRPAAYRYEGGTFYSRNPVIAGDGCTKRDMGETWTSACCAG encoded by the coding sequence GTGACATCGCGCCCGGCCGTCCTGTTTTTCCTCGCTGTTGCAGCGATGGGCTGTGACGGGCGGGAAAACCCGGCGAGCCCGCCGAGCTCCGAGGTCAAACCCGCGGTCACGGCCTCCGCTGCCCCAACGACCGTCGCCGCTGCGTCCCCTCCCCCACCTCCGGCCGATGCGGACGAGCCCGTTCCCGAGGGCATGGTCGCGATCCCGCCGGGCTTCTACCTCATGGGCGCGCGCGCGAACGAGGGCTTGCCCGAGGAGAGGCCGATGCACGAGGTCGCCGTCGCAGGCTTCTTCCTCGACCGCACCGAGGTCACCGTGCGCGCCTACGCCGCATGCATGAAGGACGGCGCCTGCTCGTCCTGGAAAACCGGCCACCCGTTCTGCCCCATCCCGAACAACCCCGAGCACGCCGACCACCCGGTGAGCTGCGTCGACTTCACCCAGGCCGAGGCCTACTGCGCCCACGTGAACAAGCGCCTGCCGACCGAGCGCGAGTGGGAGTACGCGGCGCGCGGCGGCATGGAGCGGCGGCGTTTTTCCTGGGGCGACGCGCCTCCGGACGAGAAGCTCGCCTGTTACGACCACCGGGGGAGCTGCCCGGTCGCCACGCATCCGGCGGGCGCCTTCGGCCTCTTCGACATGTCCGGCAACGTGTGGGAGTGGACCTCGACCTACTTCGGCGCCTACCCCGACGAGCCCGACAAGGGCACGCACCGCGTCTACCGCGGCGGGAGCTGGAGCCGGCGCTTCCCCAAGTGGCTGCGCACGGGGCTGCGCAACCGCTACGAGCCCGACAAGTGGAGCGCCTCCATCGGCCTGCGCTGCGCCCGATCGCGGAAAACCCCGCTCTGCCCCCCCGACGCCGAGGCGCGCGGCGACCGCTGCGTGCGCGTCCGCGGCGACGTGATGTGCGAGCCGGGGCTCGCCTGGAACGGCAAAGCCTGCACGCTCGGCGGCCTCGACCTGCCCGTGCGCCACGAGATCGCGGCATCGAGCGCGGCCAAGGACGAGCCCGACAAGGGCGCGGCGGCCGAGCCCACGCCCGTCCGCAAGACGCGTACGCCGGCCTTCGATGGCGACTGCCGGTCGCATTACCAGGGCCGTCCGGCCGCTTATCGGTACGAGGGCGGGACGTTCTACTCGCGGAACCCGGTCATCGCGGGGGACGGGTGTACGAAGCGGGACATGGGCGAAACCTGGACGAGCGCCTGCTGCGCGGGGTAA